One genomic segment of Candidatus Methylacidiphilales bacterium includes these proteins:
- a CDS encoding adenosine kinase encodes MQSFDLIGVGAPIVDSLARVPDSFLDKAGGAKGGMELIDSETMSALMGGINSALVEAPGGSAGNTVQAASRLGLRSTFLGKLGNNKDADFYRDNFRKMGVDVSRFKTGGLPNARCLSLVTPDSQRTMRTDLGASKTLSPDEITEADFAGCRHAHLEGYLLFNKELTLQLLRSATKAGCTISLDLGSFEVVRASRDILEEILRGYVTVVFSNEDEAAAFTGLKDGYEAMANRLGTLCPVSVVKLGKEGALVHDKSGLTWIDPVTV; translated from the coding sequence ATGCAATCGTTTGATCTCATCGGCGTCGGCGCCCCCATTGTGGACTCCCTGGCCCGCGTTCCGGATTCTTTCCTCGACAAAGCCGGAGGGGCCAAGGGCGGAATGGAATTGATCGACTCCGAAACCATGTCAGCCCTTATGGGAGGGATTAACTCCGCGCTTGTGGAGGCGCCCGGCGGCTCGGCGGGCAACACAGTCCAAGCCGCATCACGGCTCGGCCTGCGTTCGACTTTTCTCGGCAAGCTTGGCAACAACAAGGACGCGGATTTTTACCGTGATAATTTCAGAAAAATGGGGGTTGATGTTTCTCGCTTCAAAACAGGCGGCCTGCCCAACGCCCGCTGCCTTTCCCTCGTCACGCCCGATTCCCAGCGCACCATGCGCACCGATCTTGGCGCATCCAAGACGTTAAGCCCTGACGAAATTACCGAGGCGGATTTTGCCGGTTGCCGCCACGCGCACCTTGAAGGTTATCTCCTTTTCAACAAGGAATTGACCCTGCAGTTGTTGCGTTCCGCAACAAAGGCAGGCTGCACCATCAGCCTGGACCTGGGTTCCTTCGAGGTCGTCCGGGCTTCACGCGATATCCTGGAGGAGATCCTGCGCGGTTACGTCACAGTTGTTTTTTCCAATGAAGATGAGGCTGCGGCCTTTACCGGGCTGAAGGACGGTTATGAAGCCATGGCCAATCGTTTGGGAACGCTTTGCCCCGTGTCCGTTGTCAAACTCGGCAAGGAAGGGGCCTTGGTTCATGACAAAAGCGGACTGACCTGGATTGATCCTGTCACCGT
- a CDS encoding type II toxin-antitoxin system RelE/ParE family toxin, producing the protein MSLRVVFHPKVFSEVDTIMEYYESVAGPHLADDFYAEFRLFVQDASDDAEKYNIRKGNFRRVNLKRFPFNFLFRVEKDAIRILVIRHHARRPAYGTKRT; encoded by the coding sequence ATGAGCCTACGGGTTGTATTCCATCCGAAGGTATTTTCGGAGGTTGATACAATCATGGAATATTACGAAAGTGTTGCAGGCCCGCATCTTGCCGATGACTTTTATGCTGAGTTTCGCCTTTTTGTTCAAGATGCCTCGGATGACGCGGAAAAATATAATATAAGAAAAGGCAATTTCAGAAGAGTGAATCTGAAACGATTTCCATTCAATTTCCTTTTTCGAGTGGAGAAGGATGCCATTCGCATTTTGGTTATTCGACATCATGCCCGCCGACCAGCATACGGCACTAAAAGAACATGA
- a CDS encoding type II secretion system F family protein → MPFLTTACWNTLRPGGIPSIFTLMSDICLENFLHQTAALSQAGVPLEKGLRSIATQFSGKWRYAALDMADSLGRGDTFHVAAGRHSECFDSTTLALIAAGEKSGQISALLDHASALAEKRRKLVERLLRQLAYPLFIYHAAVLIPSIRYMLLDGLPTAVGVILAGLAPLYLIILGLWFVFRTRNSDMAAAARIDGILIGLPGVRPVIQSYATQNFCRCLRAFLLAGTTFREAIPASANAIGSPAAVLDLEIAEAKLNQGETLAPALSHCRFLNENSRSLISTGELSGTLPDMLEKAAVLAEDDFSGKSALLVHFLTGATFLIALAMVLFQAFSIYMPIINQMNSLLK, encoded by the coding sequence GTGCCCTTTCTCACTACCGCCTGTTGGAATACGTTGCGCCCCGGCGGTATTCCGTCCATTTTTACCCTAATGTCGGATATCTGCCTCGAAAACTTCCTGCACCAGACCGCCGCACTATCGCAGGCCGGGGTCCCCTTGGAAAAGGGCCTCCGCTCCATCGCCACCCAGTTCAGCGGCAAGTGGCGGTATGCTGCCCTCGACATGGCAGACAGCCTAGGGCGGGGCGACACTTTCCATGTGGCCGCCGGGCGGCATTCGGAATGTTTTGACTCCACCACGCTTGCCTTGATTGCAGCCGGAGAAAAAAGCGGCCAGATATCGGCTCTGCTGGATCATGCTTCCGCGCTTGCAGAAAAGCGGCGAAAGCTGGTTGAACGCTTGCTACGCCAACTGGCCTATCCGCTTTTTATTTATCATGCAGCCGTATTGATTCCATCCATCCGGTACATGCTCTTGGACGGCCTTCCAACTGCTGTGGGAGTCATCCTGGCGGGGCTGGCTCCACTGTATCTGATCATCCTGGGCCTCTGGTTCGTGTTCCGAACCCGCAATAGCGACATGGCCGCAGCGGCGCGGATCGATGGCATCTTGATCGGCCTGCCGGGTGTTCGGCCGGTGATCCAGTCGTATGCCACGCAAAACTTTTGCCGCTGCCTGCGCGCGTTCCTCCTGGCAGGCACCACATTCCGGGAGGCCATTCCCGCCAGTGCAAACGCCATCGGCAGCCCTGCGGCGGTTCTGGATCTGGAAATAGCCGAGGCAAAACTCAACCAGGGTGAAACCCTGGCGCCTGCGCTTTCGCATTGCCGCTTTCTGAATGAGAATTCCCGCAGCCTGATTTCGACCGGGGAACTGAGCGGCACGCTGCCCGACATGCTCGAAAAGGCCGCCGTGCTGGCCGAGGACGATTTTTCAGGCAAGTCCGCGCTTCTGGTTCATTTTCTCACTGGAGCCACTTTTTTGATCGCCCTGGCGATGGTGTTGTTCCAAGCCTTTTCCATTTACATGCCCATCATCAATCAGATGAACAGCCTGCTGAAATAG
- a CDS encoding winged helix-turn-helix domain-containing protein — MSAKILIIDDEPDVVDLISMNLRSGGFKAYSADNGETGIAKAKSEIPALIILDLMLPKISGIEVCKLLKRDVLTNNIPIIMLTAKSEEVDRIVGLELGADDYVTKPFSPRELLLRIQSVLRRGKTPASKAQRVKLGGLLLDHERHEVFTEGSKVDLTATEFKLLAILMEREGRVQSRDRLLNDVWGYESVIDTRTVDTHIRRLREKMGGLCEYIETVRGVGYRIMDPGE, encoded by the coding sequence ATGAGCGCTAAAATTCTGATTATCGATGATGAACCCGATGTGGTGGACCTCATCAGCATGAACTTGAGGTCCGGCGGTTTTAAAGCCTATTCAGCCGATAATGGCGAAACCGGCATCGCCAAAGCCAAATCGGAAATACCTGCATTGATCATTCTGGATTTGATGCTGCCGAAGATTTCCGGAATCGAAGTCTGCAAGCTGCTGAAACGGGATGTCTTAACCAACAATATCCCGATTATCATGCTGACGGCCAAATCGGAAGAAGTGGACCGGATCGTCGGACTTGAACTGGGTGCCGATGATTATGTGACCAAGCCCTTCAGTCCAAGGGAGTTGCTTCTGCGGATTCAATCCGTCCTGCGCAGAGGCAAGACCCCGGCCTCAAAAGCACAACGGGTCAAGCTGGGAGGATTACTGCTCGATCATGAGCGGCATGAGGTTTTTACGGAAGGTTCCAAGGTGGATTTGACAGCCACTGAATTCAAGCTGCTTGCAATCCTGATGGAAAGAGAGGGCCGCGTACAAAGCCGCGACCGGCTGCTGAATGATGTTTGGGGATACGAGAGCGTCATCGACACCCGCACGGTGGACACGCATATCCGCCGCCTGCGCGAGAAAATGGGCGGGTTATGCGAGTACATCGAAACGGTACGCGGAGTAGGCTATCGCATCATGGACCCGGGGGAGTAG
- a CDS encoding ATP-binding protein, with protein sequence MAGILIISVSLLLVGGTALYLYLELVLPLRQIRHLSEKLLGKGKPGAFDKGFLGLGQIFRNLNAIETHLRELNSQAHVEEFSLKTILASMAEGVIITNPKSTIQAANQAFMQMFGLQGDPIGRYVMDVLRQAEIKSLIDISVTTLRESTGEVVIEDLLDDKNQRKVFQVSVSPLGGTPEKLKGVVVVFHDISRIVQLEQLRREFVANVSHELCTPLAIFRGYLETLLDNRRIPAEEQTRVLNVMKRHSDRLNALVEDLLTLSRLESGRIQLEFIKLNISRTFKQICEDWQNQLRAKSCKLDVICPDQAPMVEVDTLRFEQVFYNLLDNALKHSERGGRVEMGAVWSGGSHMDFYVKDNGAGIPSDKIGFIFQRFYRVDKARSREHGGIGLGLAIVKHIVQLHGGRVWAESAVGRGTTVWFRLPIVQDGSTVPEPQDPARPPSGRATRAP encoded by the coding sequence ATGGCCGGCATCCTCATAATTTCCGTTAGTTTGCTGTTAGTGGGCGGGACAGCCCTCTATCTTTATCTGGAACTTGTTTTACCCCTGCGCCAAATCCGGCATTTGTCGGAAAAACTGCTCGGGAAAGGGAAGCCCGGCGCCTTTGACAAGGGCTTTTTGGGGTTGGGCCAGATATTCCGAAACCTGAATGCCATCGAAACGCATTTACGGGAATTAAACAGCCAAGCCCATGTCGAGGAATTCAGCCTCAAGACCATCCTCGCCAGCATGGCGGAAGGCGTGATCATCACCAACCCCAAGAGCACCATTCAGGCCGCCAATCAAGCCTTCATGCAAATGTTCGGGTTGCAGGGCGATCCGATCGGGCGGTATGTCATGGATGTTTTGCGCCAGGCTGAAATCAAATCGCTGATCGATATATCGGTTACCACACTCAGAGAAAGCACGGGGGAAGTCGTGATTGAGGACCTGCTGGATGACAAAAACCAGCGCAAGGTTTTCCAAGTGAGTGTTTCACCGCTGGGCGGCACACCCGAGAAGCTCAAAGGCGTGGTGGTGGTTTTTCACGACATTTCGCGGATCGTGCAATTGGAGCAACTGCGCCGGGAGTTTGTGGCCAACGTGTCGCATGAATTGTGCACGCCGCTGGCCATTTTCCGGGGTTACCTTGAGACGCTGCTGGATAACCGGCGGATTCCCGCCGAGGAACAAACCCGCGTGCTGAACGTCATGAAACGGCATTCGGACCGCTTGAATGCCCTGGTGGAAGATCTCCTGACGCTTTCCCGGCTCGAATCCGGCCGGATCCAGCTCGAATTCATCAAGTTGAACATCAGCCGGACGTTCAAGCAGATTTGCGAAGACTGGCAAAATCAACTCCGTGCCAAATCCTGCAAGCTTGATGTTATCTGTCCGGACCAGGCGCCGATGGTGGAGGTGGACACGCTTCGCTTCGAGCAGGTCTTTTATAATTTATTGGACAACGCGCTCAAGCATTCCGAACGCGGCGGACGGGTTGAGATGGGTGCGGTCTGGAGCGGCGGTTCTCACATGGATTTTTACGTGAAAGACAACGGGGCCGGCATTCCCAGCGACAAAATCGGTTTTATCTTCCAAAGATTTTACCGCGTGGACAAGGCGCGCTCCCGCGAGCACGGCGGAATCGGGCTCGGGTTGGCGATAGTAAAGCACATTGTGCAACTCCACGGCGGGCGGGTTTGGGCGGAAAGCGCGGTGGGCCGCGGTACGACCGTCTGGTTCCGGCTGCCTATTGTGCAGGATGGTTCAACCGTGCCAGAACCTCAGGATCCCGCACGTCCTCCCAGCGGCCGTGCAACTCGCGCCCCTTGA
- a CDS encoding sugar phosphate nucleotidyltransferase, producing MKAVILAAGKGKRMGEITQTLPKPMIEVQGRPILEHIVAGIRDFAPIRDFFFITGHRAEVIEKHFGDGSRFNISASYGRQTTQDGTGKAPELARDWVGRDSFLLSYGDSYLASPEEYGHIAALEGFDGAIAVKGGMELKHGGAVIFDEDFLLKAIVEKAASGTVQTPWFNAGIYLFKPALFDFTSRLQLSPRGEYELTEAINAMAASGLRIKGRELHGRWEDVRDPEVLARLNHPAQ from the coding sequence ATGAAAGCAGTAATTTTAGCGGCTGGCAAGGGAAAGAGAATGGGCGAAATCACCCAGACGCTCCCCAAACCCATGATCGAAGTCCAGGGCCGTCCCATCCTCGAACATATCGTGGCCGGCATTCGTGATTTCGCTCCCATCCGGGATTTTTTCTTCATCACCGGCCACCGGGCTGAAGTGATTGAAAAACATTTTGGAGACGGCTCCAGATTCAACATCTCCGCAAGCTATGGACGGCAAACAACTCAGGACGGCACCGGCAAGGCGCCCGAACTGGCCCGCGATTGGGTCGGGAGGGATTCCTTCCTCCTTTCCTACGGGGACAGCTATCTTGCAAGCCCGGAGGAATACGGGCATATCGCAGCGCTGGAGGGATTTGACGGAGCGATCGCCGTAAAAGGGGGTATGGAGTTGAAGCATGGCGGCGCCGTGATTTTCGACGAAGATTTTCTGCTCAAAGCCATTGTGGAAAAGGCCGCGTCCGGGACCGTTCAAACGCCCTGGTTTAATGCCGGCATCTACCTTTTCAAGCCCGCTCTTTTCGATTTCACTTCCCGCCTGCAACTCTCCCCGCGCGGGGAATACGAGTTGACGGAAGCCATCAACGCAATGGCCGCATCCGGACTTCGCATCAAGGGGCGCGAGTTGCACGGCCGCTGGGAGGACGTGCGGGATCCTGAGGTTCTGGCACGGTTGAACCATCCTGCACAATAG
- the cysK gene encoding cysteine synthase A, whose amino-acid sequence MPIYNDVVETVGRTPLVKLNRVTAGCGATVALKCEFFNPLGSVKDRIGAAMIEDAEKKGILKKNTVIIEPTSGNTGIALAFVAAARGYKLILTMPESMSLERRTLLALLGAQLVLTPAAEGMKGAIARAEQLHKETPNSWIPQQFSNPANPAIHSKTTAEEIWKDTDGKVDFLVSAVGTGGTITGVAEVIKARKSSFKAVAVEPKDSPVITQTRNGDPVKPGPHKIQGTGAGFVPENLHMKVVDEVITVTNDEAFDMARRICREEGLLVGISTGANVVAAIQLAKRPENAGKLIVTIGCSTGERYLSTALADEARKQVGS is encoded by the coding sequence ATGCCGATCTATAATGATGTTGTTGAAACTGTGGGAAGAACGCCCTTGGTCAAGCTCAACCGTGTCACAGCGGGCTGCGGCGCCACCGTGGCGTTGAAGTGCGAGTTTTTTAATCCTCTGGGCAGTGTCAAAGATCGTATCGGCGCCGCCATGATTGAGGACGCCGAGAAGAAAGGGATTCTGAAAAAGAACACCGTTATCATCGAGCCGACATCCGGGAACACCGGCATCGCTCTGGCTTTTGTCGCCGCCGCAAGAGGGTACAAGTTGATTTTGACCATGCCTGAAAGCATGAGCCTGGAGCGGCGCACGCTGCTGGCGCTGTTGGGCGCGCAACTGGTGCTGACACCCGCGGCTGAAGGAATGAAAGGGGCCATCGCCCGCGCCGAGCAGTTGCACAAGGAAACGCCGAATTCCTGGATTCCGCAGCAGTTCAGCAATCCGGCGAACCCGGCAATCCACAGCAAAACCACAGCCGAGGAAATCTGGAAGGATACGGATGGCAAGGTGGATTTTTTGGTTTCGGCCGTGGGTACAGGCGGAACAATCACGGGTGTCGCGGAGGTCATCAAGGCCAGAAAATCCTCTTTCAAGGCGGTTGCGGTGGAACCGAAGGATTCCCCCGTTATCACGCAGACCCGGAATGGCGATCCGGTCAAACCCGGGCCGCACAAAATCCAGGGCACAGGCGCGGGCTTTGTTCCGGAAAACCTGCACATGAAGGTGGTGGATGAAGTGATCACCGTGACAAACGACGAGGCTTTTGACATGGCCCGCCGGATTTGCCGTGAGGAAGGATTGTTGGTCGGAATTTCGACCGGCGCCAACGTGGTTGCGGCCATTCAACTGGCCAAGCGTCCGGAAAATGCCGGCAAACTGATCGTGACCATCGGCTGCAGCACGGGTGAGCGCTATCTCAGCACCGCACTGGCTGACGAAGCGCGCAAACAGGTGGGTTCCTGA
- a CDS encoding lysylphosphatidylglycerol synthase transmembrane domain-containing protein codes for MNRKQTVFFFAKAGFSVLAIGLLFRKASLAHVCASIYNARHTPVVLGIFLCLSTIVIAGWRWQRLLGVFGIQIRLRSLVCIAQIGQFFLMFLPGPTGDDLTRMLYISRLTKGRVAEACTSVLIDRMIGLAAVLVLAVLCIPWQWQALSASRASYWLAIGISAVGTAVLLLGLLFFLHRGFFLRNISDWCLQLLPASKIKVELLRINSLVYSHKKNLAQVLSAALFTQVLLCGVFYLAGLAVGIHMPFVLWLGFVPIVLAANAVPITIAGLGVREYLMVLFLGVLAHIEAEQALAASLVAFSMMLANSLLGGLVYILYRPVASTIQLNHKEPGTGN; via the coding sequence ATGAACCGTAAACAAACGGTGTTTTTTTTTGCCAAGGCCGGCTTTTCAGTCCTTGCAATTGGGTTGCTATTCCGCAAAGCCAGCCTGGCCCACGTCTGTGCTTCCATTTATAATGCGCGCCACACCCCGGTGGTTCTCGGCATATTCCTCTGTCTCTCAACCATTGTGATTGCCGGATGGCGCTGGCAGCGTTTGCTGGGTGTTTTTGGCATTCAAATCCGTCTCCGTTCCCTGGTCTGTATCGCGCAAATTGGCCAGTTTTTCCTGATGTTCCTGCCCGGGCCGACAGGAGACGACCTGACGCGAATGCTCTATATTTCACGCCTAACCAAAGGCCGCGTGGCGGAAGCCTGTACCAGCGTGCTCATCGACCGCATGATCGGCCTGGCCGCTGTCCTGGTGCTTGCCGTGCTTTGTATTCCCTGGCAATGGCAGGCTCTGTCCGCATCCCGCGCCTCCTATTGGCTGGCAATTGGAATTTCAGCCGTCGGCACCGCCGTCCTGCTCCTCGGCCTGCTGTTTTTTCTTCACAGAGGATTTTTCCTGAGAAATATTTCAGATTGGTGTCTGCAGCTTCTTCCAGCCTCCAAAATCAAAGTGGAACTGTTGCGGATCAACAGTCTGGTCTATTCACATAAGAAAAATCTCGCCCAGGTACTGAGTGCCGCCTTGTTCACGCAAGTCCTCCTGTGTGGGGTCTTTTATCTGGCCGGCCTTGCGGTTGGCATTCACATGCCCTTTGTACTCTGGCTGGGTTTTGTACCCATCGTACTGGCCGCCAATGCCGTCCCCATCACCATCGCAGGGCTGGGTGTACGCGAATACCTGATGGTCTTGTTTTTGGGCGTACTTGCCCACATTGAAGCCGAACAAGCCCTGGCCGCCTCGCTGGTCGCTTTCAGCATGATGCTGGCCAACTCCCTTTTGGGCGGCCTGGTCTATATCCTGTACCGTCCGGTTGCTTCGACAATTCAGTTGAACCACAAAGAACCAGGAACCGGGAACTAA
- a CDS encoding class I SAM-dependent methyltransferase yields MSAQFYHRNTCRLCEGRDLSLVLKLTPCPPVDAYVPASRLQEVQEAFPLDLFLCHNCGHTQLLDVVSPKLLFGSYIYTTASSPGLVEYFRTYADEVIDYAQPAPGSTVADIGSNDGTLLGFFKKRGLRVLGIDPAQNIAEAATASDIETVPSFFTGELGRKLRAERGPFSLVTANNVFAHSDQLGDMAAGVHAMLSQEGLFVFEVSYMLDMVKNMVFDFIYHEHLSHHSAKPLQLFLRRHGLELLHVQRTPSKGGSLRCFAQLENGPRKASPSVDAILNLENEFGLYDLETYKIYAANIEKAKSDLNRALTPFKSTGNKIAGYGASATGTVLIYHFDLGDSLSCIIDDNPLRQNLFSPGHHIPVLSPKALYNDKPDAVVILAWRFADMIIKKHESYLKNGGKFIVPLPTLTITGG; encoded by the coding sequence GTGAGCGCTCAATTTTATCACCGCAATACCTGCCGCTTATGCGAAGGCCGGGATCTCTCATTGGTGCTGAAACTGACGCCCTGCCCACCCGTGGACGCTTACGTTCCAGCATCCCGCCTTCAGGAGGTCCAGGAAGCTTTCCCGCTGGATCTGTTTCTTTGCCACAACTGCGGACATACCCAGCTCCTTGACGTTGTCTCGCCCAAACTGCTCTTCGGCTCCTATATTTACACCACCGCCAGCTCCCCCGGATTGGTGGAATATTTTCGCACCTATGCCGATGAAGTCATTGATTATGCACAACCCGCGCCCGGATCTACAGTCGCCGACATCGGCAGCAACGATGGCACTCTGCTTGGGTTTTTTAAAAAACGCGGGTTGCGCGTCCTGGGCATAGATCCTGCGCAGAATATCGCCGAAGCAGCGACCGCGTCAGACATCGAAACCGTTCCCTCATTTTTTACCGGCGAGCTTGGCCGAAAACTCCGCGCCGAACGCGGCCCATTTTCACTTGTCACCGCCAACAATGTGTTTGCCCATTCCGATCAATTGGGAGACATGGCAGCCGGAGTGCACGCCATGCTTTCACAGGAAGGCCTGTTTGTATTTGAGGTTTCTTACATGTTGGACATGGTCAAAAATATGGTTTTTGATTTCATTTACCATGAACATCTCAGTCATCACTCTGCAAAACCCCTGCAGCTATTCCTTCGCCGCCACGGCTTGGAGCTTCTGCATGTGCAGCGCACACCGAGCAAAGGAGGGTCCCTGCGCTGCTTTGCCCAGCTTGAAAACGGTCCGCGCAAGGCTTCTCCATCCGTTGACGCTATTTTGAATCTCGAAAATGAATTCGGTCTCTACGATTTGGAAACATACAAGATCTATGCCGCTAACATAGAAAAGGCAAAATCCGACTTGAACCGGGCGCTGACACCTTTCAAATCCACGGGAAATAAGATCGCCGGGTATGGCGCTTCAGCCACAGGTACGGTTCTGATTTATCATTTTGATCTAGGGGATTCCCTCTCCTGCATCATCGACGACAACCCTCTGAGACAAAACTTGTTCAGTCCAGGCCACCATATTCCGGTGCTTTCCCCGAAAGCACTTTACAACGACAAGCCGGATGCAGTGGTCATACTCGCCTGGAGATTTGCCGACATGATTATTAAAAAACACGAATCCTATTTAAAAAATGGCGGAAAATTCATTGTCCCCCTCCCTACTTTGACAATTACAGGCGGATAG
- a CDS encoding SDR family oxidoreductase, translating into MNKEHILVIGGTKGIGHVAVKMLAAAGHAVSVIARHPPESGRRVSGARYWSADVSDRADLQAALGKIVQNNGKLNHLIFFQRYRGKDNNWDGEIQTTLTGTKQAIDFATVSFDPAGASIVIVSSINAHLITKKLPLGYHLGKAGLNQMVRYYAATLGPRQIRVNSVSPATVLKEESKSFFIGNPGLMRVYKKMVPLGRMGTAEEVVKAVLFLCSDNASFITGQDIVVDGGISLLYQEALVREMLPSPKRPRKKISRPSSKKSKS; encoded by the coding sequence GTGAACAAAGAACACATTCTTGTTATTGGCGGTACGAAAGGCATCGGTCACGTTGCCGTGAAAATGCTGGCTGCAGCAGGCCACGCCGTCTCCGTCATAGCGCGCCACCCCCCGGAAAGCGGACGCAGAGTTTCCGGCGCGCGCTATTGGAGCGCCGATGTTTCGGATCGTGCCGACCTGCAAGCCGCGCTGGGGAAGATTGTCCAAAATAACGGGAAGTTGAACCATTTGATTTTTTTCCAGCGTTACCGTGGCAAAGACAACAACTGGGATGGGGAGATCCAAACAACCCTGACAGGAACAAAACAAGCCATTGATTTTGCAACCGTTTCTTTTGATCCCGCCGGCGCCTCAATCGTGATTGTAAGCTCCATTAATGCGCATTTAATTACAAAGAAGCTTCCCTTGGGTTATCATTTGGGGAAGGCCGGTCTGAACCAAATGGTTCGCTACTACGCTGCGACTCTCGGCCCACGCCAAATACGTGTCAACAGCGTGTCTCCGGCAACCGTGCTCAAGGAAGAATCCAAAAGTTTTTTCATTGGGAACCCCGGCCTGATGCGCGTTTACAAAAAAATGGTGCCCCTCGGCAGGATGGGCACAGCCGAAGAGGTGGTAAAAGCAGTCCTGTTTTTGTGCAGCGACAATGCCTCTTTCATTACAGGCCAGGATATTGTCGTGGACGGCGGGATATCGTTACTTTATCAGGAAGCCCTGGTGCGCGAGATGTTGCCTTCCCCAAAAAGACCTCGCAAAAAGATTTCCCGGCCGTCATCAAAAAAATCCAAATCGTGA
- a CDS encoding WbuC family cupin fold metalloprotein: MLQLKTAGQDVYITEAKFPNVGKSELDFLESKIESSARKRVRLCAHKSNDDRLHEMFIGFTKDSYIRPSKHLGKDESLHVIKGSGDYVFFDENGRSADVVSLGEYSSGFQFYCRIPESANHALVLDSDIMLIHETTSGPFKREDTVFTPWSPQENSPEVPAYVAGIKPARRERNLLKMNRINAEVYIADELIVSVGRKEMSFLKSKVSESERKRVRLCAHKDVSAHLHEMFVVYMDQTYVHPNKHLGKDESLHILEGEADFYFFNENGDITDIIPLGPQNSGRQFYIRVPAGVWHTLVMHPGTFVIHEATPGPFNREDTLWAPWAPDESNPGEAKKFLNRLKAAA, from the coding sequence ATGTTGCAACTAAAAACCGCAGGACAGGATGTTTACATAACCGAAGCGAAATTTCCAAATGTCGGAAAATCTGAGTTGGATTTTCTGGAAAGTAAAATTGAGTCGAGCGCTCGAAAAAGAGTCCGCCTTTGCGCCCACAAATCCAACGACGACCGCCTCCATGAAATGTTTATAGGATTCACCAAGGATTCCTACATCCGGCCCAGCAAGCATCTTGGCAAGGACGAATCGTTGCATGTCATCAAGGGGTCGGGCGACTATGTTTTTTTCGATGAAAATGGCCGCAGCGCCGATGTCGTTTCGCTGGGAGAATATTCTTCCGGATTCCAGTTCTACTGCCGGATTCCAGAATCTGCCAACCACGCCCTGGTGCTGGATTCGGATATAATGCTGATTCACGAAACCACTTCGGGCCCCTTCAAACGGGAGGATACGGTTTTCACCCCGTGGTCGCCACAGGAAAACAGCCCGGAAGTCCCTGCCTACGTAGCTGGCATCAAACCCGCGCGCCGGGAGCGGAATTTGCTCAAAATGAACCGCATCAACGCGGAAGTTTATATTGCAGACGAACTCATTGTGAGTGTGGGACGCAAGGAAATGTCTTTTTTGAAAAGCAAGGTGTCCGAAAGCGAACGCAAGCGGGTCCGCCTTTGCGCCCACAAGGACGTTTCCGCACACCTGCATGAGATGTTTGTCGTTTACATGGACCAAACCTATGTCCACCCCAACAAGCACCTGGGCAAGGACGAGTCCCTGCACATTCTCGAAGGAGAAGCCGATTTTTATTTCTTCAACGAAAACGGGGATATCACCGACATCATTCCCCTCGGCCCACAAAATTCGGGGCGGCAATTTTACATCCGGGTTCCAGCGGGTGTTTGGCACACTCTTGTCATGCATCCCGGAACATTTGTAATCCATGAGGCGACACCTGGCCCCTTCAATAGGGAAGATACATTATGGGCTCCCTGGGCTCCGGATGAGAGCAACCCTGGCGAGGCGAAAAAGTTCCTGAACCGCCTCAAGGCAGCGGCATAG